Proteins encoded within one genomic window of Glycine soja cultivar W05 chromosome 1, ASM419377v2, whole genome shotgun sequence:
- the LOC114410285 gene encoding disease resistance protein RGA2-like: MKRVREMLEEISDERNKFNLTEMVLERSRVIEWRKTTSSITDRQIYGREEDKDKIVNFLVDDAPQSEDLSVYPIVGLGGLGKTTLAQLVFNHKKVVSHFELRFWVCVSEDFSLRRMIKAIIKAASGHACEDLDLEPQQRRLQDLLQRKRYLLVLDDVWDDKQENWQKLKSLLACGAKGASILVTTRLSKVAEIMGTIKIPHELSLLSDNDCWELFKHQAFGPNEVELENMGKEIVKKCRGLPLAAKALGSLLHSARKKHEWFMNVKGRNLLELSLEDNSIMASLRLSYFKLPIRLRQCFAYCAIFPKDERIWKQQLIELWMANGFILSNERLDAEDVGEDLWNELYWRSFFQDIEKDEFGKVTSFKLHNLVHDLARSVTEDVCCVTEGNDGSTWTERIHHLSDHRLRPDSIQLHQVKSLRTYLLPHQRGGALSPDVLKCYSLRMLHLGEMEELPSSIGDLKHLRYLNLSGGEFETLPESLCKLWNLQILKLDHCRSLQMLPNSLIILKYLQQLSLKDCYKLSSLPPQIAKLTSLRSLTKYFVGKERGFLLVELGALKLKGDLEIKHLGKVKSVKDASDANMSSKQLNKLTLSWDRYDEEWELQENVEEILEVLHPDTQQLQSLWVGGYKGAYFPQWIFSPSLMYLRIERCREINSLHEALQHMTVLHSLSLYYLRNLESLPECLGNLPLLHELAIGFCSKLRSLPMSLSLGSLKMLRIWGCPELEKQCGKETGEALSKIAQFPEIRVNGYLIKVFSNLERHKS, translated from the exons atgaaaagggtAAGAGAGATGTTAGAAGAAATTTCTGATGAAAGGAATAAGTTTAATTTGACTGAGATGGTTCTTGAGAGAAGTCGAGTCATTGAGTGGCGGAAAACCACATCATCCATAACTGATCGACAAATCTATGGAAGAGAAGAAGATAAggataaaattgtaaattttttggttGATGATGCTCCTCAATCGGAGGATTTATCTGTCTATCCAATTGTTGGTCTAGGGGGACTTGGAAAGACAACACTTGCCCAACTCGTCTTCAATCATAAGAAGGTAGTCAGTCACTTTGAGTTAAGATTTTGGGTATGTGTTTCAGAAGATTTCAGCTTGAGGAGAATGATAAAAGCTATCATCAAAGCAGCATCTGGGCATGCTTGTGAGGATTTGGATCTTGAGCCACAACAAAGAAGACTTCAAGATCTGCttcaaagaaaaagatatttgCTTGTTTTGGATGATGTGTGGGATGATAAGCAAGAGAATTGGCAGAAGTTGAAATCTTTATTGGCTTGTGGGGCAAAGGGCGCTTCCATCTTGGTCACTACCCGTCTATCAAAGGTTGCAGAAATCATGGGAACAATAAAAATTCCTCATGAATTATCTTTGTTATCTGACAATGATTGTTGGGAATTGTTTAAGCACCAAGCCTTTGGACCAAATGAGGTAGAGCTTGAGAACATGGGGAAGGAGATAGTAAAGAAGTGTCGTGGATTGCCTCTTGCTGCAAAAGCACTAGGAAGTCTTTTACATTCTGCAAGAAAGAAACATGAGTGGTTCATGAATGTTAAGGGAAGAAACCTTTTGGAGTTATCACTCGAAGATAACTCCATAATGGCTTCCCTAAGATTAAGTTACTTTAAGTTACCAATAAGACTCAGACAATGTTTTGCTTATTGTGCAATATTTCCCAAAGATGAACGAATATGGAAGCAGCAATTAATTGAACTTTGGATGGCTAATGGATTTATTTTATCCAATGAAAGATTAGATGCTGAAGATGTTGGTGAGGATCTATGGAATGAACTATATTGGAGatcattttttcaagatattgagAAAGATGAATTTGGCAAAGTTACAAGTTTTAAGTTGCATAATCTTGTTCATGATCTTGCACGATCTGTTACAGAAGATGTTTGTTGTGTCACAGAAGGCAATGATGGATCTACTTGGACTGAAAGAATTCACCATCTCTCAGATCATAGGCTGAGGCCCGATTCAATCCAGTTGCATCAAGTGAAATCTTTGAGGACCTATTTATTGCCACATCAGCGTGGTGGTGCACTTTCTCCTGATGTATTGAAATGTTATTCTTTGCGGATGCTTCACTTAGGAGAAATGGAAGAATTGCCATCTTCAATTGGTGATTTAAAACATCTAAGGTACTTGAATCTTTCTGGGGGCGAGTTTGAAACTCTTCCAGAATCATTATGTAAATTATGGAATTTGCAGATACTGAAATTAGACCACTGTCGTAGTCTCCAAATGTTGCCAAACAGTTTGATAATCTTAAAATATCTACAACAACTGTCTTTGAAGGATTGCTACAAACTATCAAGCTTGCCTCCTCAGATTGCCAAGTTAACTTCCCTAAGGAGTTTAACCAAGTACTTTGTTGGCAAGGAAAGAGGGTTCCTTTTGGTAGAACTAGGAGCATTGAAGCTTAAAGGAGATCTTGAGATCAAACATTTGGGGAAAGTCAAAAGTGTAAAGGATGCCAGTGATGCCAATATGTCAAGTAAGCAACTGAATAAGTTGACATTGTCATGGGACAGATATGATGAAGAGTGGGAATTACAAGAAAATGTTGAGGAAATTCTTGAAGTGCTTCACCCAGATACCCAACAACTTCAGAGTTTGTGGGTGGGAGGATATAAAGGTGCTTACTTCCCACAATGGATATTTAGTCCTTCTCTCATGTATTTGAGGATTGAAAGATGCAGAGAGATAAACAGTTTGCATGAAGCTTTACAACATATGACTGTCCTGCATTCATTATCACTATATTACCTTAGAAACCTAGAATCCTTGCCTGAATGTCTTGGAAACCTTCCCTTGCTTCATGAATTGGCTATTGGTTTCTGTTCCAAGTTGAGGAGTCTTCCAATGAGCCTAAGCCTTGGCAGTCTGAAAATGTTGAGGATTTGGGGCTGCCCTGAGTTAGAGAAGCAATGTGGGAAGGAAACAGGGGAGGCCTTGTCAAAAATAGCTCAATTTCCAGAAATTAGAGTGAATGGTTATCTTATAAAAG TATTCTCAAACTTGGAGAGACATAAAAGTTAG